The stretch of DNA CAGTGACTGCAGCTGCCTGAGCACCGTGTATCACCCATGTATTTTATCACAGTGCTGAACTGAGCCATTCAAGTGATAAACATTTAcatttctctatgtgtcactttGCAGAATGCTGAAGGTGGATCTTGATCTTGGGGATCCGTCATGTCAACCTGGCCAGCTGCTGCTCATTCTGGAttgggggcagtggggagggctCTGAGAAGGGAATAAAGTTGTTAAAGGAAACATCTATGGCCCCTGCAACTggcttcctgggaagcagcatcaCCATGGTGGAGTCGGCTTGCCATCCCTGCTTCAGGACATGTTTCACAGCCCACGAAGGTGATGAAGTTGTCAGCAACATTGGAGGtgtgcacctgggagaccagggctACGGGTTGCTTTCTCGTGGGGTCTGGCAGGGCCCCCATAATGGGCCAAAGGGCCTCCAAACACCAACGTGCGCTGATGGTGATACAGATCCCGGGGAAGTCCCTCTGCCAGATGTGCTGTCCAATGCCCAGATGGCCCCAAGCACAGCGTCCATAGACTTGAGAGCAGGCAGGATTCTTTTGCACAGGTATCTTACGTTATTCATGCCATTATGCAGCACATCCAAGGCCAGGGACTGGGCATGTCTGGGGTGATGACAATCCCTCAGGGAGCCTCGAgctgatccaggagctttttgaaACTGAAGGCACCTTCTGCTATCATGGCCACAGGCATCTTCCTGGTCACTCCTGCTGCCACCGCTGCACCTGCCAGGCCACTGAACTGCACTGGCCCTTGGGGCGTCCCCTCCAGGCTCTTAGTTTTATACTAgcctaactctggctgttgtggccacttggggaatgaaccaatggatggaagatctgtgtctgtctctccttctctctgaatttcaAGCTTTCAagtaagtttctttctttctttttttttttttttaatgagagctGAGAAATCAGTACGGGTAATAATTAGGAATATCATTAAATTACCTAAGGGCTTTGTTTGGAAACCCCCTTTGATATGTTTCCATCAGTGTTCTGAATCTTCCCTCCATGGCTTGAAAGAAAATAGAGCTCGGGCAGCGGAAGAGTTATCTCTTACGCTGGAAACATTCTCATCCTGGTGTCGTCTGGCTGCAGGGTGAGGCACTGTGTGTgcatgagaggagagacaggaagaggtaGTGTTCACTGGCTACATGCATGGCTCTGAGTCTTGCTGAACCATATGTATAAGTTTCGAAGTTTTACCCTTTGCCTTTGCTCTTAAAATACGGTTATCtataggaaattaaaaaaaaaaagtcccggGGGAGGGGAGATACTTTGGAAACTCACTTAAACACTAAGGCTAAAAGCTTTTCTACTTTATCCCTCAAAAAACCTGACTGATATCATACCAAACAGATTGTACAGGAGGAATAAATTCTGTTCTTTGGTACAGTAAGGTGACTATGACAAGTTTTAGGAATAACTAGAAGGTCTCAAAGGATCCAAGCAAAACAAGAGAGAGATAAGGAAACGGTAATGCTGATTATCCTGATTGGATCAGTATACATTGTTTGCATATATTGAAATATCACATTATTTCCCATAAATATGTCCATTGATTACATGtgaattaaaataacaaagaaaaactaGCTGGGAATGGAATTAAGGTAAGATTGAGCTCCATCTGCTGGCGCACTCTGAGAATTTAGTCCTTGGGATTAAGAGGTGCCCATGGTTGAAAATGCCACAATTACTGTCAAAATAATGGAAAgctggggggctgcaggagggagcgtcttgctcggatcccgatcccagccaccatgtgctcattatgagctgggcctgggcggccaattcgccatttggcgccaggctgtgcctgctggccacccagcaggggaactctggggtattggttgtccgaatcgctgctttggtagctccaggctgacctcactgtttctgggatctgagtcaatcctaaaaattcccaatgccagtaactcttcctttgaagaacttctaatcacttaacaatgcagagctgtgaacacctatcatgcaaaagataagctcaggcttgtctagcaggatattgttttgcctgacatgatgatggttcaggagactggtcacattagtcAGGACCATAATatcaactagcactctagaaccttatcctggggtggattctgtgcaggatgtgtgggccacaccctatagaaagtttagccccactggtaaaccttaaagtttgggtggttatggactaagctaggggtgaccaaggagcctgccatcaatcacaggtaacgGGACCCacgacagactggactgggcaaggcagcagcacccaaatgtgcattctgaatagggtgtggggtgggccgggctgcaacattcaccagctcatacaaggccaaatgggaggccagagtataccgggcactggcctaaaacccattgacatgtatgagaactgggtctgggagtggatcaagtggaggaacgtgggaaactctcctggcgagtcatagctcccgctggtgaacatgtggtccagatctgggggtcggacaagcagagcatagtagctccaagatgtgtaaattggtaatggaacggaatgtactgggcagcaCTAAccaaccttagcctacaagcaaaactagaaatcagcatggagcacaggtcataccgagctaggctcttgtacctactggtcctcagagcaaccacggcaggtgcgtgatttacggctaggaacaggcccaattgggaaagtaaggggacaccctaactgggttgaggttcccaccaaagggCGCGTGTGCTGCAATGGGGGCTgagttctatctaggaaacagttgcagtcacccaaggcactagtgtggactgggattggatgcactgagcaggtcagactccaacaccatctggtgtcatggagaaccagggtagatgtgggactgactaggctgggtctcaaccccctactgagccatgtgtgagttctatgtgggtatggaggagccatggccgggctgaaacatccaacaacaagaaccagaatggggtgaaagccagccaggaaaagtagggttggctcaaggaccccctggtatgcgcaaaatctggcattgggaggggttctgatggaggagcctgggcaactcctctggcaggacacagtccctgcaggtaagtgcaagaagcatgataggaaacagtccagaataggccatggtaagtttcccactggcacacattcggcatgggtcagggcaggccaggctgaatcagttcatgtcatccactggcaaatccgattatcagaacagagtgtgggttgagccgggtttggtcgcgacaaaaccagtacacattatggaatgccagggcatggttgcctgtactggatttgactgcagcacccaaccagcacatgtgaaatccaggaagggaggggcagagctggcagggggattaagggactggtccctgcgctggacagctactccccctggagagcgtgggctgggctggggacatACCAGGCTAAGcggggctataacacctgtgtgccgcatgtggactagatcagggaaaagccaggctgggctgattgttcctactggtgcaagcataaattagagtgggtgagggatgtttgggcttggccgcagcatcagatggcagaagctggcactgggggctaattctgtcaagtcaaaccacagacccacctggagagtgcatcagccgggattgagagagacctgggagggaaatagtgggttcccccttcttgggttactactcccatgggagagtatgaaaactaggatgggggctgggatggctagacagagaggcactcaacaacatccatgagggctggatggttgagttggttagatggaactaagctttaatacccattgacaagtacaagagccaaatgggatgggggacagactggtccactgctacacatactggcaaaccagggtagggggcgggcctggtgggggttgttgtgagtcgccccgactaggctgcagctcccactggttgaagggccgagtatgtgctgggcagaaccagactggactgcaacacccattggttccagtgcaactcgggactgaaaacagaaacaacccagcaattgaaaccaccagctgatcggggtgatggactgtgccaggccctgtgtttgctagaacatacaagaatctagtctgggaatacctcaaagtttctttggagatctccccaatcaaactgctggactcagaactctaaccaaaaaaagacagaagacagaacaggtcaatcattcatatcagctatatgttggcagcgaaatatggggcaaacggagactttatgatggaccatatcaattggtggacgacctcattgagcgaaactggcagcgatacataactggagaactattaaaaccacttgagcaaatatctcagagcatgccccacatccgggacttggggtgggcgggaaaccgggtggggcttctccctcaatatccccctttacctcagatacaagatggaaacaatatggacataatagtattacccacttccctatacctcctgaacctttttttgttaaccataattgactatgtaaagattgtcaacaactatacaataaaataaaataaattagaaaaaaacacacaaaaaaataatggaaaacaaGCCATAGTAAGCATAGGGGGCCAAATCAGCAGGGCCAATGTGTGTTTGGCAGTGTTGCAGGATTCTTGGCCAGACTCTAAAAGAAAACGAATAAGGAGTAAACATTGTCTTTCTATGGCAAAACAAACCCTGTGAAAATTTAGAGTGGTATATTTATAATGCAAAGTTGTAGCAGCaattctcaggccacaggcacggagctggatgggaagtggagtagctgggacaccaatcagcacccagatgggatcagGGCGCTTGAGGgagaaagattagccaattgaaccattacaccaggcccacAGCAAGAGTTCTCATAGAAGACAAGGTTGAGAGCAGTGAAGAAGCCAGCTGTCCCAAGGGAACTGGAGTTTGAGGTCTGGTGAACACATGAAGCCACTAACTGGGTGAGCAGAGGGCTGGCCGAGTGGGTGGGAGGGGTGTGAGCTGCACTGCAGCTGTCAGAGGGAGGAAGAATGGGAGCTAGTGAGGCCAACAATTCCAAAGTTAGGGAAAGAAAGGATAATACCACAAAAGCCAAACAAGAACAAAATGTTAGAGCAGAAGTAATGGGATAAGAAACACGCagtataaaaacaaaagcattttttaaaagattagaaaGACACGagttcacatatacatatataataaaaaaaaaaaaaaaggcgaggGATGAGGTGAGAAAGAGCGGACGAATATCCCACCCCGAGTTCCAGGTAATCTACGTAGAAACTCTGTCCTCAGAGACGTGGAGCACGCCTCCCGGTTTcctcatgtgtgagctgtatgtagTGTCTTCCTTCCAAAGACACCACAGCAGGGGAGCGATACGCATTGCTGTTGCACAGAAACCTGCCAAGGACTGCCCTAGCTGCATCATTGAGGTCAACACTACAACTACGGTCAGGTGAGACAGGTGTGTCAGAGTGGATTTAGCTgttgtttgggatgcctgcatctcacattgAAATGCCTGGGATTGGGTCTTGCCTCTGCTTCCAGCGCAGCATCTCTGCTAATCATGCTCCTggatgcagcagatgatggctcaggaacTGGAGTCGCTGTCAACTCTACGGGGCACCTGGAAGgtctcctagctcctgcctgcggcttgactcagccctggctattgtggatttTCAGGGACTGAACCAGCTGATTGAAGATTcgctatctttctctctcacacacactctctctgcctttcaaatagtaatTGCTATAATGTGATGAAATTGATACTTGCATGATCTTAAAAGCCACAGCCCTACTCTAAGCATGACAAAAACATCCGCAAAGTCCACCAGAGGGCGTCTTACATTTGACGGTGTGCCTCAAAACTAAGCATCAAAAACAAGGAGAGCCAGTATCTTTCACAGCCAGGAGTTGTGGCATCCTGGGTGAGAGTCTAGAGCGAAAGGGGGCATTGAGTAAAAATTAATACATCAGAATAAGGAAATTGGAATAAAGTATACTATTAGCTAATAATAGTGTATCAATATTGAACCACCAATTGTAACAGTCATAGTAGCGTCCCTTTAGTGTTTCCCTTGTTTTtctgcaaaaatttaaaattattattaaaaaataaacctattttaaaaataataggggCCAACCacatggcatagtgagtaaagccttctgccacaatgctgacatcccatatgggcaccggtttgggCACcggtttctgatccagttctttgcCAATGATCCAAGTTTTTGGAGTcatgcacccaaatgggagaaccagaggaagctcctggcttcagcctggcccagccctggccacgtGGCTGTCTGTTGaacaaccagcaggtggaagattcattCTTTGTCAATGTGTGTCTCACTCTTTCTTTGTGACTTTCAAATGATTAGATGGATGaatgcattttcaaaaaaaaaatttattatctttttaattattggaaagtcatatctacagagagcagagacagagagaaagatcttccatttgctgatccactcctcaagtgaccgcaacagccagagcagagccgatccagagccaggagccagaagcctcctccaagatctcccacatgggtgcagggtcccaaggctttgggtcatgctcagctgctttcccagaccctggAAGGGAAgcgcagcagctgggatacaaaccggtgtccatatgggatcctggggcatgcaagatcGAATTCTAATTTGACAGGCAGCCAGACAACAAATGAGGCACAGCAGGAAAAGGAGTAGGAAGCACTTGATGTATTCCAGCAGCACACAGGAGGTTTGCACTCGAAAGGGACTCTCCACTTTGCTCTCGAGCTCTGTTCATACTGACCCACGACATCTTCACTTCAAGCTGCTGGTGATACCAGATAAGCCCTTAAAAGGAAAGTAActcttccaacattttcttccaaaagtttgaaggtttctggatgtaggtttagatcttttatccatttagatttgatcttggtgtatggtgagagatgtggatctatctttttgtttctacaggctatcaaccagttgtcccaacagcatttattgaacagaccttcccatttcctggctctgccctcagaccagagagggtctccccaataagtagttggacttgactggactataagatgctggactctctatgcttggcatatgcttgctaagagggaatctcaactgaacttgaactatggttacgcaacagggtggtggaacccaccatggggggagggtgtggggaagtgtggggagaatcccagctcctatgaaattacaacacaatgtaattaatgaataaatttaattaaaaaaatgactagcaacttaaaaaaaaaaaaaaaaaaagaaagtaactgtGATGATCTGCGCCCTGCTTTTAGGTTTGCTGTTTTTTATCTTTGTAGTTTGGTGCCCCCTAGAGGGTAAGTAAGAGTTTTCAAAATCATGTCTGATAggggaaattttcttttctgtagtGCTTCTCTACAATCTGAGGAAAGAAACTCTTCTGAGTTTTTCTCAGAGTTTAGCTGTTATTTTAAGTGTCATCTGTTAGTGGAGTTTTAAGCTTTCACCTGATTCAGCTCAGAAAAACAGAAGAGCTATTCCTTTCAATGCTTTAACAAGCTGATTTTCTTCTACAGGTTACTTCTGGAATTTCTCagagcactaaccctaaccttcaaTTCTAACAGGCAAGTACAGCCATTGGTCAGAGAGAAACTATCAAAGAGTTGTGATGTTCATTTAAATATGGCTCAGCATTGCAATGGGAACATCATGAGTTATCTAAGAGGTTGCAGCAAAGGaaaacttaacttttttttttttacttatttatttgaaagcacgagagagagagagagatcttaaagATATCTTAAAGATATCTGTTGGtgcaatccccaaatggctacaacagttggagttgggcatgtctggagccaggagccaggagcttcttctgggtctcccacttggatgcagaggcccaagtccttgggccatcctgtactgcttttccaggctcattagcagggagctgaatcagtagTGGAGTAGTCAGGGCTTGAATCctccacccatatgagatgccagtgctctgtcacagtgccagctctaGTACTTTCCCCACTCCACCAGCAGGGCgcttgatcagaagtagagcagcgtGTGTGAACCCGTGTCCATATGTCATACTGGCCTCAAAGGTGCAGCTTTAGCTGCTACAGCACATGATTCGCCCCCAGCTGTTTGCTTTTTGTTCAGAATGGTCACAATGACAccgttttgatttttaaaatctttcacaAGTTCTAAAAATGATACTACATGATCATACGGTTTGTGCAACACTAAGGTATTACTTTGCCTGTGGACCTTAGCTTTTGAGAACTAACTTGTGTAATATCTCCATATTACATTAGAATATTCTAATCATTAACTTTAAATATTaactttatttatctttatttaaaaaaaaagatgtatttgggtCCAGCAGGGTGTCCTAgtggcctcaccttgaacatgccgggatcccatatgggcgcaggttctagttcggtggccccacttcccacctagctccctgcttgtggcctgggaaagcactcgaggacagcccaaagccttgggaccctgcacccgtgtgggagtccttgaagaagttcctggctcctggctacagattgacacagctccagccattgcagccacttggggagtgaaccatcggatggaagaccttcctctctgtctctcctctctgtatatctacctttccaaaaagaGGTAAAAATGTGATATTCCCTGATGTGACAGTTAGCTTTGAGTGTCAACTGGACTGGGTTGAGGCAGATCTGGAGAATGGGCGAAGTCTGGTCATTTTTGTGATAGTATTTCCAGAAATGATTGGCATAAGGGTTAGAGAAATGAGGGGGGAAGCCCACTCTTAGTGCAGGCAGGTCCCTTTCGGGTGGTGGTGGGTGAAAACGCTTAAGAACTACTGCTGATTCTTGGTTGGGGCACATTTGCTGGTGCAGCTGTCCTTGACTCTGTGTTTATTGGTCTTTGGATTCTAGGAGTTGTCCCAATGCCCTCCAAAGTCTCCCAGGCTCAGTGGCTTCCTGTTTCTTGGACTGAATCGTGCTGATGACGTTTCAGGCTGCAGATGGCCTCTGTGAAACTTGTCAACCTCTGTGATCATGTGGTGTGGGTCTGTTACTGAACATGAGCACCTGTTTCCACCAAGAAACAAGGAAGACCCCAAGTGCATGAATGAAGTTGCTGTTGGATTAACAGGGTGTACTAGCTTacagcaaattttattttattagcaaaAGGAATACTTTCTAAAAAAGTGGAATatgggctcagcacaatggctcagtggctaaatccttgccttacatgttcTAGGTTCCCATATAGTtgtctgtttgtgtcctggctattccacttcccatggcAAACAACAGCAAGGTCGTCCTCAGTCAGGGGCCGGCTCTGGACACACCGCAGCATCTCGAGGCCTGGGGAGGACAAATCCGAAGCTGAGAGAGGGCTCAGGACAGTGGCACCGATGTAATCCAACACCCCTCCCTCAGGGACATTGTAGGTGAGAGAGCCGCCTTCTCAATGGCCTCCCCAGGTGACCCATGACCACCTGCCACCACCTTCTCCCTGAGTCCCGTTATGCCACACAAAGACCTGAGGCTTTCCTGCTTCCCAGTGCAAACCCTTGCTTTACCACTTAGTTTTACTGGTTGGTGATCAGATTGCACACAGCAACTCCATCTGATTCTGCCAGATCAACAAGGTCTGTAAAATTCAACATTGACGGTAAACATCAATGGTGATggctgacatcactgcaaccGTGTATGCAGCCCCTTCTTGCTAGCATTAGCATTAGTGAGTCCTCTTCAACTCACACGGCTCACACAGAGGGAGTAATCATTGTGCGCTCCCAGTGTGAACACGACACTTGTACCTCTCACCAAAACAGTTCCTACAATATTAACATATTCCTTTTATGTTAACACTAGGTAGTTAGCTGATCACCACACAAACCTTTCTTGTATATACACTGAAACTGTAAATGTGCCTTGTTCATAGCTAGTGATCATCCATAGGGGTGCTGagtcatgtctggctgctccaatcCCCCATTATGGCTCAGGAAAGCAGTTCAATTCCCTGGAcctcagtacccatatgggagactcagagcaagctcaaggctcctggctttgtatcaggcCAGATAAACCACTGAAGCCAGGCAGATGATAGACCTGTTTCTCTGATCCTCCTTGCTGCAAACCAACCactaaaatcataataaaaaagcTAATATATTCCGATTAAAATGAGCACCCCATAAGACTTTGCCTCAAGTTTACAAGCTGTGTATTGGTTCTACTTGAGGTGCTACACTAACTGGTTCCAGTTTTAAATAATTGTGTTATCTGTTGCCTGGGGGTTCCTGTCCACATTTGGGAGTGTATTGGAGAACCTTGCTGTTGAGCAGCTTCCACccctccagtcctggccctgcaAACGCCCAGCAAAGGTGATTGCTTCCAAATTCTCAGGCATCACAGTGAAGAGCTTTTTGCCTCCTGGGCATCAGAGGGGCCAGCCCTGATTCGAGAGCCCAGCAGGTGTGATAAGCTTAGGATGAAGGCAGGCCTGGCTTGAGTGGATCTTGTTGGGAGAGGCTGCAGAAATGTGTTGTCTCTGTAGGGTGGGACCAAGGGAGGGTTCTTTGAAGACTATGTGTTAGGCAGGTGGTGGGCCCTTCTATACTCCTACAAGGCTTTGGCGAGGCAGCAGTTTCCTGGATTTCTCCCTGTGGAGAATCAGCTGGGAGCCATGTATGACCTGGAAAGGAGCGCCGACATCCAGAGGCCGTGGTGGATGGTGCCTGAGCACTTTGAGCAACCGTCTGTGCTTTACATCAAAGAGGAGCACGAGGAGCAAATATTTGGTAGGTGTTCTTTGGTGAGCCTCCTCTCCCATCCCTCTCTTGAGGCTTTTccagcctgccctgccttgccATGGCCTGGTGGCCGAGGATCCTTCCCCCAGGTGCAGGTGGATGACTCAGCCCTTTGGTCACTTCTTACATTCACAGGTCCCGGAGATGCCTCCCTTCACCACATTGAAGTCAACAGCCACACCCTCATCCAGCTGGAGAGGTGGTTCACAGCCCACGGACGGACACGGGTCAGTGTCGTTGGACCACTTCGTGCACGCCAGTGGGTGATGGACATGATCTGCAGAGTGGGCAGCCCCGACTCATCGGTTCGGGCCCAAGGTAGGTCTCCCTGTTTGCATTGTGGCAGGTGGAGAGTTCCTGGCTGGGTCGCACGGCATTATAGGAGGATGTCTTGGAGACTGGAAtcagctgctcctggctctgcactggGAAGCAGGAAGGCCTCAGGTCTTTGTGTGGCATAATGGGACTCAGGGAGAAGGTGGTGGCAGGTGGTCATGGGTCACCTGGGGAGGCCATTGAGAAGGCGGCTCTCTCACCTACAATGTCCCTGAGGGAGGGGTGTTGGATTACATCGGTGCCACTGTCCTGAGCCCTCTCTCAGCTTCGGATTTGTCCTCCCCAGGCCTCGAGATGCTGCGGTGTGTCCAGAGCCGGCCCCTGACTGAGGACGACCTTGCTGTTGTTTTACCTGCAAGGCAGTCCATCCTCAGCAAGCTTCCTCTTCCCAGCAA from Ochotona princeps isolate mOchPri1 chromosome 1, mOchPri1.hap1, whole genome shotgun sequence encodes:
- the LOC131481284 gene encoding putative KHDC1-like protein, producing the protein MYDLERSADIQRPWWMVPEHFEQPSVLYIKEEHEEQIFGPGDASLHHIEVNSHTLIQLERWFTAHGRTRVSVVGPLRARQWVMDMICRVGSPDSSVRAQGLEMLRCVQSRPLTEDDLAVVLPARQSILSKLPLPSNFNLPSLLGFCFPSGQDISIDIFDSWDMALDVLSDDPW